The sequence below is a genomic window from Lates calcarifer isolate ASB-BC8 unplaced genomic scaffold, TLL_Latcal_v3 _unitig_4565_quiver_948, whole genome shotgun sequence.
AGATCACTGCTTTATAAACAAACCTTCTACTGTTTGACACTGAAGTTATTCAAATGGTATTAGCTGTAGTGATTTAAGAAcaggttattttcattatgtctCTGCCAATCCAGACACATTTCAATGAATCAACATTGGCTAAAATAAAGcactcctctgtgttttgtgttgcagCTCTGCTTTGCTTTAACACAGACAGctctacaataaataaataaataagtagaTAAATAAATTTGGATGCATTATGAGTGACTCTATTCTGACTCCTGGGCTGCTAAAATACACAGATTCATTAAACTCCAGAACAGGTATGTACGAGATATGGCTATTAaatgagactaatgctgtaacaCAAtattattgaacataaacatttttcaatgtctttctcctttaACACACTatccttctgcatcaacacacagctgctttcaggtcttccactgatcagagcagtgcagtaggtctcCTTCGGACAGTTGTCTTAGAACCTGTCGTTCtcttcttaacttctgacacagactcaaaatgtGTTCCACATTCCATGTttcagatttgatcttaggaaaaaggaaaaagtcacatggtgctagatcaggtgaatagggagggtgatcaagcactgtaatttgtttttgggacagaaactgctttactgaGAGCGCAGTCTGAGCTGGCATGTTGTTTTGATGAAGAATGAAAGTATTTTTCCACAATTGTGGTCTCTTTCTTTGGACTTTTtcaatggagaccatttctgctatcattcttatactgagttgTCGATaatttcaaatgatttgttaaatttgttgaatgttttccgaagtttttgatgtgcatgggaACCCAGAACATTAATTATTatggacatcctctctgccttcacaaaatcttttgtaCCTTTCAAACACATGTTcacatgacatgcagtgttccccatacaatATACGAAAAGATTTGGCTGcttttttgttcaatttcaccaaaaaattcAAGCTAATgcgttgctcaacttttaagctaatcattttccaaCGCCTTAGCAAAACCACATGCACTTtaatcagtagctagcagtgaactaaagacatTACTTATTGGAgacttacagcagttgtgtgtgaatacccaaTCTTTAACACTGGGTGTGACTGTAAACTacgtggttttatcctcataagcgcagtctcattatttaatagccatacctcgtatgTGGTAAACTGTTAGCAAGGGGCATTGAGAAAGTGAGCACAGGTCAGACAAATGGACAGGAAGCAATGAtccatttcttttcctctgactggGAACTTTCAGACAGTCTAAACTTGGACACttcttgaaaacacaaacccaTTAAATGTTACACAGGTCTTTTGTACCATAATCtattaaaattactttttttcttttacacactCTGCACATTGTAACCAATCAGCTTCTGTGGTTTTCCTCAGCGCAGTCAGACAATCATCCAAAAGTTCCATAACTGATGGCTCCAGGTTGACTGGATGGATCAGCTGACCTGCTCCACACTGAGACTTTTATggtttttatagttttaaaactttaaaatctaaaCCTACAGTCTAATGTTAAAGTAAGAACAAGAAGACCAACCTTTTTTACTGATGTATTGTCCTggttcacagtgtttgtgtctctgtgctgcccCATGTCCTTTGTCTTTGACGTCCATACAGTAGAATCCTTCCAGTGGTTCACAAACTGTATCTGATGTTGATGTACATGAAGTCTTTATCTTCAGACCAGAACCTGTCAACACATATAGAGGTTACATATAGAGATGCAGAACTTCTATTCTGTTTTATATTCTacagagaaagtgtttttttctgccgaGATGACATCTTTAGTAAGTCTGATACAGTAGTTTCTCCACTCTGTGAATTTATTGGAAAACATCAGTCTAAATATGGATTTGATAGAGTGGAGAACAAAACTGCTCATATATAAAACCTAATGGAAGTATAATTTCATTGTGGcaggaaaaaggagagatggaggctACAACTAACTTCTGCAGGAGAGGTCAGTTCTATCATTACTTCAAGTCTCACTGACAACAACTTGCTTACTGCTGTTTAGATAAATACAAATACTGAGCAAACTACAGAGGACACCACAGTCTCAGCTGATACTAAAGCCTAAAGCCAATGAtatgaactgaaatgaacttGTCATCATGCAGAAAGTCTTGTGACTTTGTAGGAAGAGTCTGTTGAAAAAAAGTCTTCACTCGTCTTTCTGTCCACATGCAGTCAATTATCATCAGTGCTAAAACAGTAatgtgcagtaaaaaaaaattctccatCTTCACGATGACAATGTCAAACCAAACCTTTACAGTTGTCTCAGTTCTTACACAGTCGGACTTGCAGTAATACACCTACTTACTGATTTTAGATCTGGGCTTAGACATAAGTTTCTACTAATAATTAGACAATATGAACAGAGATCTACCTGTGTTACAGTTTGTGCAGGGAAAACAGTTTTTAAGTCCAGTAGGTTGATTCATGTAGGTTCCCTCTAAGCAGGGCAGACAGGTAGTACTTCTGAACTCTGTGCAATCTGTTTTAACACGACTtcctgttgaaaagaaaatcagttagggttagggttagtttaATTTCATGCATTATGTTTCTATGGAATGACAATGTATAATGTTGAGGGTCGAGGTGACATACACTGCTGTCTACTACAGTTTCATTCTTCTCACTCTCACCACATGAAGACAAAGTTTAAAACATTCCAGCCTGTTCTTTTACTGTTGGAATTAAAGTCCAGTCAGATTCAGGTGCTTCACTGATACATTTCACTtgtgaacagaaacagctcatGAAGTATGTTTGACACCTGGAAGCACAACACAGACTCCATCTGTAACTACCACAGTGAAATGTCCCTTTAACATTCAGCTGGATCTTACCAGGTGGACACTTGTGACAGCATTCATTCCCTGTCTGATACTCTGCTGGATGACAGGTCAGACTGTTTCCACTGAAGACTTTCATCAAAAGTatctgtgaagaagaagaagaagaagaagaagaagaagaagagggttATTGTCTGGGTGAAATATTGACACTGTCAACAACTGGTCTGAATGAATCAGGCAGAGAATGTAAAGATTaaagaaatgactgacagcCACCATGAGGTGGAAAAtgaccagaggaggagggaaggtgaGTGGAGGAGGACGCTGCTGCCAGCCAGGACCAAAGAAGGAAGATAAAGatctggagaggaagaagaagactgaacactgaaatgACCAAAGAACAACTGTTCTTCCTTTCTACTTTATGAGTTACAGATACTCCTTGTCTTTCTATATTCATCTACTAATTCAAAGTTAAAAAGGTACTTGGTATGAGACCAGTCCTATTCTACTGTATAACATAGTTGCTTAAGTTGTAATTATAGATAATCATGTCTTCagtaattttaaatatatttacaaacaATTTTAAACCTGCTGCACGTTCACATGTGCATAAACAGTTCATGTGCCACAgcactgtttttgtcatattCTCCTACCACCACTTATTTTCACCTCCCACAGATGTTCACTCAGTAGAGCTGATGAAGCCTctgatgaacagagaaacacctTCACTGTCTCAGTTTATATTAGTTTCTTTCTGGacactgaaatgactgtgtatgagtgacagagagagacagagtcagagaagaaaaaggtttACAAACTCAGAGATgttaaagaggaggagcagtgacaGACATTACTGCCTGTCAAACACAAGCCTCCTGTAATGTTCTGCAGTAAACAGCTTTACCAGCAGAGATGCAGCTGTCAAAGGTTTTCCTCTGGAACTCATTTTGAAAGGCAGGATGGTTGTTTTCATGAGCTGAGGAGACCATCTCACTGAGATCTGGAGGAGATCTTTATCCAAACCAGGAGGAGAACatctggaaacaaacacaccacatcAGTAGCACAAGTATCAGGCGTGGAGTTGAGAGAGAGCTGGGTTCTTATACAGCAGGTAATGAGATGAATGAAGAAGAGTGTCAGGCTCCACCAGCTGTGCCCTGTCCCTGccaatgaaacacagacacacacacagaggggaggagacacaacaggaacagactggggaaacaacacagacaggaa
It includes:
- the LOC108900657 gene encoding tumor necrosis factor receptor superfamily member 14 isoform X2, with protein sequence MKTTILPFKMSSRGKPLTAASLLILLMKVFSGNSLTCHPAEYQTGNECCHKCPPGSRVKTDCTEFRSTTCLPCLEGTYMNQPTGLKNCFPCTNCNTGSGLKIKTSCTSTSDTVCEPLEGFYCMDVKDKGHGAAQRHKHCEPGQYISKKGTASTDTECSDCTDGTFSDGTFTSCQPHTQCESINLQLIRPGTATTDAQCGVHSSNTTVTVISVVVPLLLIAAVVFIFIFIKTKCLTGLFSKKSENSPPEVHQPEEARQMVEHQQQQR
- the LOC108900657 gene encoding tumor necrosis factor receptor superfamily member 14 isoform X4, with amino-acid sequence MKTTILPFKMSSRGKPLTAASLLILLMKVFSGNSLTCHPAEYQTGNECCHKCPPGSRVKTDCTEFRSTTCLPCLEGTYMNQPTGLKNCFPCTNCNTGSGLKIKTSCTSTSDTVCEPLEGFYCMDVKDKGHGAAQRHKHCEPGQYISKKGTASTDTECSDCTDGTFSNGTFTSCQPHTQCESVNLQMIRPGTATTDVECGHSSKIPAIVIVVIVVSLLLIADVVVFILIKKRKCLTGLFSKKSENSPPEVHQPEEARQMVEHQQQQR
- the LOC108900657 gene encoding tumor necrosis factor receptor superfamily member 14 isoform X1, yielding MKTTILPFKMSSRGKPLTAASLLILLMKVFSGNSLTCHPAEYQTGNECCHKCPPGSRVKTDCTEFRSTTCLPCLEGTYMNQPTGLKNCFPCTNCNTGSGLKIKTSCTSTSDTVCEPLEGFYCMDVKDKGHGAAQRHKHCEPGQYISKKGTASTDTECSDCTDGTFSDGTFTSCQPHTQCESVNLQMIRPGTATTDVECGHSSKIPAIVIVVIVVSLLLIADVVVFILIKKRKCLTGLFSKKSENSPPEVHQPEEARQMVEHQQQQR
- the LOC108900657 gene encoding tumor necrosis factor receptor superfamily member 14 isoform X8; protein product: MVAILLMKVFSGNSLTCHPAEYQTGNECCHKCPPGSRVKTDCTEFRSTTCLPCLEGTYMNQPTGLKNCFPCTNCNTGSGLKIKTSCTSTSDTVCEPLEGFYCMDVKDKGHGAAQRHKHCEPGQYISKKGTASTDTECSDCTDGTFSNGTFTSCQPHTQCESVNLQMIRPGTATTDVECGHSSKIPAIVIVVIVVSLLLIADVVVFILIKKRKCLTGLFSKKSENSPPEVHQPEEARQMVEHQQQQR